A DNA window from Allokutzneria albata contains the following coding sequences:
- a CDS encoding amino acid ABC transporter permease translates to MSAPSVLYDAPGPKARARNIGYTVVFGLAVVAVAWWVLATLSEKGQLAPELWAPFVTDGRVWTQFLLPGLGNTLFAALLSVVIAMPIGFVFGIARLSDHKWIRVPAGAVVEFFRAIPVLILMVFASELFSLYTDLDRDTRPLFAVVTGLVLYNGSVMAEIVRAGILSLPKGQSEAAAALGLRKGQTMRIVLLPQAVTAMLPAIVSQLVVILKDTALGGAILTFPELLRTIRPIAANYHNNVIATLVVVGLIYVVINTLLTTFATWLEKRMSRRGRPTIGGEMVEEQAPGMQVVGTTGGDRTL, encoded by the coding sequence ATGAGCGCCCCCTCCGTCCTCTACGACGCTCCCGGTCCGAAGGCCAGAGCGCGCAACATCGGCTACACGGTCGTCTTCGGTCTCGCGGTGGTCGCCGTCGCCTGGTGGGTGCTTGCCACCCTGAGCGAGAAGGGGCAGCTCGCCCCCGAGCTGTGGGCACCGTTCGTCACCGACGGCCGCGTCTGGACCCAGTTCCTGCTGCCCGGCCTCGGCAACACCCTCTTCGCCGCTCTCCTGTCCGTGGTGATCGCCATGCCGATCGGTTTCGTCTTCGGCATCGCCCGGCTGTCGGACCACAAGTGGATCAGGGTGCCCGCGGGCGCGGTGGTGGAGTTCTTCCGCGCCATCCCGGTGCTGATCCTGATGGTCTTCGCTTCGGAGCTGTTCTCCCTCTACACCGACCTCGACCGCGACACGAGGCCGCTGTTCGCCGTCGTCACCGGTCTGGTGCTGTACAACGGCTCGGTCATGGCCGAGATCGTCCGGGCGGGCATCCTGTCCCTGCCGAAGGGGCAGAGCGAGGCCGCCGCGGCGCTCGGCCTGCGCAAGGGTCAGACCATGCGGATCGTCCTGCTGCCCCAGGCGGTCACGGCCATGCTGCCCGCGATCGTCAGCCAGCTCGTGGTCATCCTCAAGGACACCGCGCTCGGCGGTGCGATCCTGACCTTCCCCGAGCTGCTGCGCACGATCCGGCCGATCGCGGCCAACTACCACAACAACGTCATCGCCACCCTGGTCGTGGTCGGGCTGATCTACGTCGTGATCAACACGCTGCTGACGACCTTCGCCACCTGGCTTGAGAAGCGGATGTCCCGCAGGGGGCGGCCGACGATCGGCGGGGAAATGGTCGAGGAGCAGGCACCCGGTATGCAGGTAGTCGGTACAACCGGGGGTGACCGCACCCTCTAG
- the eda gene encoding bifunctional 4-hydroxy-2-oxoglutarate aldolase/2-dehydro-3-deoxy-phosphogluconate aldolase, translating into MTTAHELLEISPVVPVVVIDDEAHAVPLAQALLRGGIGVIEVTLRTPAALRAIERIAEEVPDIVLGAGTVTAPEHAAKSAAAGARFLVTPGTTDTLLAAVRDTGLPFLPGAATVSEAMRLAEQGVEALKFFPAEPSGGADFLKGLGGPLPHLRFCPTGGITPQSAPKYLALPNVGCVGGSWLTPKSAVAAGDWGAVEALAREASALR; encoded by the coding sequence GTGACTACGGCGCACGAACTGCTTGAGATCTCCCCTGTGGTGCCGGTGGTGGTCATCGACGACGAGGCGCACGCGGTGCCGCTGGCGCAGGCGTTGCTGCGCGGCGGGATCGGCGTCATCGAGGTCACGCTGCGCACTCCTGCCGCCCTGCGCGCGATCGAGCGGATCGCCGAGGAGGTCCCGGACATCGTGCTCGGCGCGGGCACCGTGACCGCTCCGGAGCACGCCGCCAAGTCCGCGGCGGCGGGCGCGCGCTTCCTGGTCACCCCGGGCACCACGGACACCCTGCTCGCGGCCGTGCGGGACACCGGGCTGCCGTTCCTGCCCGGCGCCGCCACCGTCTCGGAGGCGATGCGCCTGGCCGAGCAGGGCGTCGAGGCGCTGAAGTTCTTCCCCGCCGAGCCCAGCGGTGGCGCGGACTTCCTGAAGGGCCTGGGCGGTCCGCTTCCGCACCTGAGGTTCTGCCCGACCGGCGGCATCACCCCGCAGAGCGCGCCGAAGTACCTGGCGCTGCCGAACGTGGGTTGCGTCGGCGGTTCCTGGCTCACGCCGAAGTCCGCCGTGGCCGCGGGCGACTGGGGTGCGGTCGAGGCCCTGGCGCGCGAGGCCTCCGCCCTGCGCTAG
- the edd gene encoding phosphogluconate dehydratase, producing the protein MSAPLHPAIAAVTERIAARSERTRSAYLRKIAAAASEGPARGALGCSNFAHGFAGCVGEDKQALRELRGANVAIVSSYNDMLSAHQPLAEYPAWLKDSIRAAGGVAQFAGGVPAMCDGITQGRAGMEMSLFSREVVAMATGVALAHDMFDAALLLGVCDKIVPGLMIAALSFGHLPTMLIPAGPMASGLSNPEKSRVRQLFAEGRADRKNLLDAEAASYHSPGTCTFYGTANSNQLVMEVMGMHLPGSSFVAPNTPLRRALTEHAGRRVLEMTRGGDEFTPVGELVDERVVVNGVVALLATGGSTNHTMHLVAIAAAAGIKLTWDDFSDLSAVVPLLTRVYPNGSADINHFHNAGGVPFLVGQLLDAGLVHRDVKTVAGFGLDRYRQQPELVDGELRWVDAPAVSGDESVLRPHTKPFAADGGLRVLHGNLGNAVIKVSAVKPEHRIVLAPARVFTDQAQFSAAFRAGEFTGDMVVVLRNQGPKANGMPELHGLTPSLGVLQDKGFKVALVTDGRMSGASGKIPAAIQVTPEAAAGGLLAKVRDGDMIRLDAENGALEVLVGDAELAAREVVDGPPSDDEWIGTGRELFTALRRAVGPADQGAIAFGTMDQDETRVEASR; encoded by the coding sequence ATGAGCGCGCCCTTGCACCCGGCCATCGCCGCGGTGACCGAGCGCATCGCGGCCCGCAGCGAGCGCACCCGCTCCGCATACCTGCGCAAGATCGCCGCCGCCGCGTCCGAGGGTCCCGCCCGGGGCGCCTTGGGCTGCAGCAACTTCGCCCACGGCTTCGCCGGCTGCGTCGGTGAGGACAAGCAGGCCCTCCGCGAGCTGCGCGGTGCCAACGTCGCGATCGTCTCGTCCTACAACGACATGCTCTCCGCCCACCAGCCGCTCGCGGAGTACCCGGCCTGGCTGAAGGACTCCATCCGCGCGGCGGGCGGTGTCGCCCAGTTCGCCGGCGGCGTGCCCGCGATGTGCGACGGCATCACCCAGGGCCGCGCGGGCATGGAGATGTCCCTGTTCAGCCGCGAGGTCGTGGCGATGGCGACCGGGGTGGCGCTGGCGCACGACATGTTCGACGCCGCGCTGCTGCTGGGTGTCTGCGACAAGATCGTGCCCGGCCTGATGATCGCGGCGCTGTCCTTCGGCCACCTGCCGACCATGCTCATCCCGGCCGGGCCCATGGCATCGGGCCTGTCCAACCCGGAGAAGAGCCGCGTGCGCCAGCTCTTCGCCGAGGGCCGCGCGGACCGCAAGAACCTGCTCGACGCCGAGGCCGCCTCGTACCACTCACCGGGCACCTGCACGTTCTACGGGACGGCGAACTCCAACCAGCTCGTCATGGAGGTCATGGGCATGCACCTGCCCGGCTCCTCCTTCGTCGCGCCGAACACGCCGTTGCGCCGCGCGCTCACCGAGCACGCCGGGCGCAGGGTGCTGGAGATGACCCGTGGCGGCGACGAGTTCACACCGGTCGGTGAACTGGTCGACGAGCGCGTTGTCGTCAACGGCGTGGTGGCGCTGCTGGCGACGGGTGGTTCGACCAACCACACCATGCACCTGGTCGCCATCGCCGCCGCGGCGGGCATCAAGCTCACCTGGGACGACTTCTCCGACCTGTCGGCGGTCGTCCCACTGCTGACCCGCGTGTACCCCAACGGTTCCGCGGACATCAACCACTTCCACAATGCGGGCGGGGTGCCTTTCCTGGTGGGCCAGCTGCTCGACGCCGGACTGGTGCACCGCGACGTGAAGACCGTCGCGGGCTTCGGCCTGGACCGCTACCGGCAGCAACCGGAGCTGGTCGACGGCGAACTGCGCTGGGTGGACGCGCCCGCGGTCAGCGGCGACGAATCAGTGCTTCGCCCGCACACCAAGCCCTTCGCCGCGGACGGCGGGCTGCGCGTTCTGCACGGCAACCTGGGCAACGCGGTGATCAAGGTGTCCGCGGTGAAGCCGGAGCACCGGATCGTGCTCGCCCCCGCCCGCGTGTTCACCGACCAGGCGCAGTTCAGCGCCGCGTTCCGGGCGGGCGAGTTCACCGGCGACATGGTGGTGGTGCTGCGCAACCAGGGGCCGAAGGCCAACGGCATGCCGGAGCTGCACGGACTCACCCCGTCACTGGGAGTGTTGCAGGACAAGGGTTTCAAGGTCGCCCTGGTCACCGACGGGCGGATGTCCGGCGCCTCCGGCAAGATCCCGGCCGCCATCCAGGTCACCCCGGAGGCCGCGGCGGGCGGGCTGCTGGCCAAGGTGCGCGACGGCGACATGATCCGGCTGGACGCGGAGAACGGGGCGCTGGAGGTGCTGGTCGGCGACGCCGAGCTGGCCGCGCGCGAGGTCGTCGACGGCCCGCCGAGCGACGACGAGTGGATCGGCACCGGGCGTGAGCTGTTCACCGCGCTGCGTCGCGCCGTCGGCCCGGCCGACCAGGGCGCGATCGCGTTCGGCACGATGGACCAGGACGAGACGCGAGTGGAGGCTTCCCGGTGA
- a CDS encoding amino acid ABC transporter permease, with protein MLDFLSEYDVLGAFWGTVQLTFYSAVGSLIWGTVLAAMRVAPAPIMRAFGTGYVNIVRNIPLTVIIIGCSIGLSDTLGLKLAREGSATSLADNGFWLAVLGLIAYTATFVCESLRSGINTVPVGQAEASRALGLGFTQTLTIVVLPQAFRSVVAPLASVLIALTKNTTVASAIGVAEASLLMAEMVENESDALLLVFATFALGFVVLTLPTGLLLGALAKKVAVKR; from the coding sequence ATGCTGGACTTTCTGAGCGAATACGACGTGCTCGGAGCGTTCTGGGGCACAGTGCAACTGACCTTCTACTCAGCGGTGGGCTCGCTCATCTGGGGAACCGTTCTCGCCGCGATGCGGGTGGCGCCCGCGCCGATCATGCGCGCCTTCGGCACCGGCTACGTCAACATCGTCCGGAACATCCCGCTCACGGTGATCATCATCGGCTGTTCGATCGGCCTCAGCGACACCCTCGGCCTCAAACTCGCCAGAGAGGGTTCCGCGACCTCGCTCGCGGACAACGGGTTCTGGCTCGCGGTGCTCGGCCTCATCGCCTACACCGCGACGTTCGTCTGCGAGTCGTTGCGCTCGGGCATCAACACCGTCCCGGTCGGTCAGGCCGAGGCGTCCAGGGCACTCGGCCTCGGCTTCACCCAGACCCTGACCATCGTGGTGCTGCCGCAGGCGTTCCGCTCGGTGGTCGCGCCGCTGGCCAGCGTGCTGATCGCGTTGACCAAGAACACCACTGTGGCCAGCGCCATCGGCGTCGCCGAGGCGTCACTGCTGATGGCGGAGATGGTCGAGAACGAGAGCGACGCCCTGCTGCTGGTCTTCGCGACCTTCGCGCTCGGCTTCGTGGTCCTGACCCTGCCCACCGGCCTGCTGCTGGGCGCCCTTGCCAAGAAGGTGGCGGTGAAGCGATGA
- a CDS encoding succinate dehydrogenase/fumarate reductase iron-sulfur subunit, producing the protein MSYKANFRIWRGDDEGGELADFVVEVNEGEVVLDIIHRLQATQAPDLAVRWNCKAGKCGSCSAEINGRPRLLCMTRMSTFAEDETITVTPLRTFPVIRDLVTDVSYNYVKAREVPSFKPPEGLKPGEYRMQQVDVERSQEFRKCIECFLCQNTCHVIRDHEENKQAFSGPRFLMRISELEMHPLDTEDRVETAQADHGLGFCNITKCCTDVCPEHIQITDNALIPLKERVADRRYDPLQRLFRRNKKQQ; encoded by the coding sequence ATGAGCTACAAGGCGAACTTCCGCATCTGGCGCGGCGACGACGAGGGGGGCGAGCTCGCCGACTTCGTGGTGGAGGTCAACGAGGGCGAGGTCGTCCTCGACATCATCCACCGGCTCCAGGCCACCCAGGCGCCCGACCTCGCGGTGCGGTGGAACTGCAAGGCGGGCAAGTGCGGCTCGTGCTCGGCGGAGATCAACGGCCGCCCACGCCTGCTGTGCATGACCCGGATGTCCACCTTCGCCGAGGACGAGACCATCACCGTGACGCCGCTGCGGACGTTCCCGGTGATCCGCGACCTGGTGACCGACGTGTCCTACAACTACGTCAAGGCCCGCGAGGTCCCGTCCTTCAAGCCACCGGAGGGGCTGAAGCCGGGCGAGTACCGCATGCAGCAGGTGGACGTGGAGCGCTCGCAGGAGTTCCGGAAGTGCATCGAGTGCTTCCTGTGCCAGAACACCTGCCACGTGATCCGCGACCACGAGGAGAACAAGCAGGCGTTCTCCGGCCCCAGGTTCCTCATGCGGATCTCGGAGCTGGAGATGCACCCGCTGGACACCGAGGACCGCGTGGAGACCGCCCAGGCCGACCACGGGCTCGGGTTCTGCAACATCACCAAGTGCTGCACGGACGTCTGCCCGGAGCACATCCAGATCACCGACAACGCGTTGATCCCCCTGAAGGAGCGGGTGGCCGACCGCCGCTACGACCCGCTGCAGCGCCTGTTCCGCCGCAACAAGAAGCAGCAGTGA
- a CDS encoding fumarate reductase/succinate dehydrogenase flavoprotein subunit: MSEIERHAYDVVVIGAGGAGLRAAIEAREQGKRVAIVCKSLFGKAHTVMAEGGIAAAMGNVNSRDNWQVHFRDTMRGGKFLNNWRMAELHAREAPDRVWELETYGALFDRTKDGRISQRNFGGHEYPRLAHVGDRTGLELIRSLQQQIVSLQQQDFRDSGDYEARIRVFAECTVTELLKDDGAIAGAFGYWRETGRFVLFEAPAVVLATGGIGKSFKVTSNSWEYTGDGHALALRAGASLINMEFVQFHPTGMVWPPSVKGILVTESVRGDGGVLRNSEGRRFMFDYIPEVFKDKYADNEAEADRWYTDPDSNRRPPELLPRDEVARAINSEVKAGRGSPHGGVFLDVSTRLPAEEIRRRLPSMHHQFKELADVDITAEPMEVGPTCHYVMGGVEVEPDTAQSRVPGLFAAGEVAGGMHGSNRLGGNSLSDLLVFGRRAGLGAASYVDGLSARPSISQSDVDSAAQWAQAPFNAADGGEVENPYTVHTELQQSMNDLVGIIRKGPEIEQALEKLEQLKTRARNASVEGHRQFNPGWHLAIDLRNMILVSECVAKAALLRTESRGGHTRDDYPGMDPLWRKQLLRCEVDGDGVGVTSLPQPEMRSDLLDLFEREELQKYYTDAELAAHRELP, encoded by the coding sequence ATGAGTGAGATCGAGCGCCACGCCTACGACGTCGTGGTGATCGGTGCCGGTGGAGCCGGGCTGCGCGCGGCGATCGAGGCGCGGGAACAGGGCAAACGCGTCGCGATCGTGTGCAAGTCGCTGTTCGGCAAGGCGCACACCGTGATGGCCGAGGGTGGCATCGCCGCGGCGATGGGCAACGTGAACTCCCGGGACAACTGGCAGGTCCACTTCCGCGACACGATGCGCGGCGGGAAGTTCCTCAACAACTGGCGGATGGCCGAGCTGCACGCTCGCGAGGCCCCCGACCGCGTCTGGGAGCTGGAGACCTACGGCGCGCTGTTCGACCGCACCAAGGACGGCCGGATCAGCCAGCGCAACTTCGGCGGTCACGAGTACCCGAGGCTCGCGCACGTCGGCGACCGCACCGGGCTCGAACTGATCCGCAGCCTCCAGCAGCAGATCGTCTCCTTGCAGCAGCAGGACTTCCGCGACTCCGGTGACTACGAGGCGCGCATCCGCGTCTTCGCCGAGTGCACGGTCACCGAGCTGCTCAAGGACGACGGGGCGATCGCGGGCGCGTTCGGCTACTGGCGCGAGACCGGCCGCTTCGTGCTCTTCGAGGCGCCCGCGGTGGTGCTGGCCACGGGCGGCATCGGCAAGTCCTTCAAGGTGACCTCGAACTCCTGGGAGTACACCGGTGACGGGCACGCGCTCGCACTGCGCGCGGGCGCGAGTCTGATCAACATGGAGTTCGTCCAGTTCCACCCCACCGGGATGGTCTGGCCGCCCAGCGTGAAGGGCATCCTGGTCACCGAGTCGGTGCGCGGGGACGGCGGTGTGCTGCGCAACTCCGAGGGCCGCCGGTTCATGTTCGACTACATCCCCGAGGTCTTCAAGGACAAGTACGCCGACAACGAGGCCGAGGCGGACCGCTGGTACACCGACCCGGACAGCAACCGCAGGCCGCCGGAGCTGCTGCCGAGGGACGAGGTCGCCCGCGCGATCAACTCCGAGGTGAAGGCGGGGCGCGGATCTCCGCACGGCGGCGTGTTCCTCGACGTCTCGACGCGGCTGCCGGCCGAGGAGATCCGCCGCAGGCTACCGTCGATGCACCACCAGTTCAAGGAGCTGGCCGACGTCGACATCACGGCCGAGCCGATGGAGGTGGGCCCGACCTGCCACTACGTCATGGGTGGGGTGGAGGTCGAGCCGGACACGGCGCAGTCCAGGGTGCCCGGCCTGTTCGCCGCCGGTGAGGTGGCAGGCGGGATGCACGGGTCGAACCGGCTCGGCGGCAACTCGCTGTCGGACCTGCTGGTGTTCGGCCGCAGGGCCGGTCTCGGCGCGGCGTCCTACGTGGACGGTCTGAGCGCGCGGCCGTCGATCTCGCAGTCCGATGTGGACAGCGCGGCGCAGTGGGCGCAGGCGCCGTTCAACGCGGCCGACGGCGGCGAGGTGGAGAACCCGTACACGGTGCACACCGAGCTGCAGCAGTCGATGAACGACCTCGTCGGCATCATCCGCAAGGGCCCGGAGATCGAGCAGGCGCTGGAGAAGCTGGAGCAGCTCAAGACCCGCGCGCGCAACGCCTCGGTGGAGGGGCACCGGCAGTTCAACCCCGGCTGGCACCTGGCGATCGACCTGCGCAACATGATCCTCGTCAGCGAGTGCGTGGCCAAGGCGGCCCTGCTGCGCACGGAGAGCAGGGGCGGGCACACCCGCGACGACTACCCGGGCATGGACCCGTTGTGGCGCAAGCAGTTGCTCCGCTGCGAGGTCGACGGCGACGGGGTCGGGGTGACCAGCCTGCCGCAGCCGGAGATGCGCTCGGACCTGCTCGACCTGTTCGAGCGCGAGGAGCTGCAGAAGTACTACACCGACGCCGAACTGGCCGCACACCGGGAGCTTCCATGA
- a CDS encoding transporter substrate-binding domain-containing protein: protein MHRRSALAAAVVMGVLPLAACGGGSDETPAPTEAPRTSVTDDGSGSPTIDKIRQNGRLLMGTTDSLPGVSLQDQASGKYSGFDTQLAVAIAKEIGLKDPDPVRYRSAGVETRLNSLRSGDVDLVVGGIKTNQPQPQIAFVGPYLKVAQDLLVRSDSGITAAAQLDGKPVCVVAGTGAAQKLKAARVTQNVVEENLGSRCVEALQAGRVSAFSADDAVLRGYAAQSKGAMKVLGSKLTDEGYYIGIPARDKELRRQLEAMLKKSFQDGSWARMYGEVYGTAEPAPTPPVLSPAPVTTTPSSTTATTTTAPPR, encoded by the coding sequence ATGCACCGTCGGTCCGCACTCGCTGCGGCGGTCGTGATGGGGGTTCTCCCCCTCGCGGCGTGTGGTGGTGGCTCGGACGAGACTCCGGCGCCGACCGAGGCTCCTCGGACCTCGGTCACCGACGACGGCTCCGGCTCGCCGACGATCGACAAGATCCGGCAGAACGGGCGCCTGCTCATGGGCACCACCGACAGCCTGCCCGGGGTGTCGCTGCAGGACCAGGCCAGCGGCAAGTACTCCGGTTTCGACACCCAGCTGGCGGTGGCCATCGCCAAGGAGATCGGGCTCAAGGACCCGGACCCGGTGCGCTACCGCTCCGCCGGTGTGGAGACCCGGCTGAACTCCCTGCGCAGCGGCGACGTGGACCTGGTGGTCGGCGGGATCAAGACCAACCAGCCGCAGCCGCAGATCGCCTTCGTCGGCCCCTACCTGAAGGTGGCGCAGGACCTGCTGGTCCGCTCCGACAGCGGCATCACCGCCGCGGCCCAGCTGGACGGCAAGCCGGTGTGCGTGGTCGCCGGGACCGGCGCCGCGCAGAAGCTGAAGGCCGCCAGGGTGACCCAGAACGTGGTCGAGGAGAACCTGGGCAGCCGCTGCGTGGAGGCGCTGCAGGCGGGCCGGGTCTCGGCCTTCTCCGCCGACGACGCGGTGCTGCGCGGTTACGCGGCGCAGTCCAAGGGCGCGATGAAGGTGCTGGGCTCGAAGCTGACCGACGAGGGCTACTACATCGGCATCCCGGCGCGGGACAAGGAACTGCGCCGCCAGCTGGAGGCGATGCTGAAGAAGTCCTTCCAGGACGGCTCCTGGGCGCGGATGTACGGCGAGGTCTACGGCACCGCCGAGCCCGCCCCGACCCCGCCCGTGCTCAGCCCGGCCCCGGTCACCACGACGCCGTCCAGCACCACCGCGACCACGACCACCGCTCCCCCGCGCTAG
- a CDS encoding nuclear transport factor 2 family protein has protein sequence MRRRNILIGALAAGTAAVPSTATAAPAADPRDEAAVIAVADGIDLAVDAKDWAACRASFTDQVDVDFSSLSGEPAARIPADQLVAGWRAGLFAEKRSHHMRSNHRATVRGDRATVFSKGYALNILANKRGDQEWEVWGDYVHEFVRTPRGWRCSGMKLTVVHARAATTGCGRRRASAGRRPRAPGPRPHPSRPRPRRTSA, from the coding sequence GTGCGCCGTCGCAACATCCTCATCGGAGCCCTGGCCGCAGGTACCGCCGCCGTGCCGTCAACGGCGACCGCCGCGCCCGCTGCCGACCCGCGGGACGAAGCCGCGGTGATCGCCGTGGCGGACGGGATCGACCTCGCGGTCGATGCCAAGGACTGGGCCGCGTGCCGGGCCTCCTTCACCGACCAGGTCGACGTCGACTTCAGTTCGCTGTCCGGAGAGCCCGCCGCGCGCATCCCGGCCGACCAGCTCGTCGCGGGCTGGCGTGCCGGGTTGTTCGCCGAGAAGCGCAGCCACCACATGCGCTCCAACCACCGCGCGACGGTGCGCGGCGACCGGGCGACAGTGTTCTCCAAGGGCTATGCCCTCAACATCCTGGCCAACAAGCGCGGCGACCAGGAGTGGGAGGTCTGGGGTGACTACGTGCACGAGTTCGTCCGCACCCCGCGCGGCTGGCGGTGTTCCGGCATGAAGCTCACCGTCGTCCACGCGCGCGCGGCAACGACTGGGTGCGGACGGCGACGCGCTAGCGCAGGGCGGAGGCCTCGCGCGCCAGGGCCTCGACCGCACCCCAGTCGCCCGCGGCCACGGCGGACTTCGGCGTGA